The window AGGAGAGGGGCCGGAGGTGCATCAATCACCTCCGGCCCCGCCCTCTCACGCTAGACCCCCAGTCAACAGCGACAAGCTGCGGCCCTGCGGGCCGTGCCCGACGGTCGCTGCGCGCCCGGCAGTAGGCGCCTACGGCGCACGTTTTTTAGCCGTGAAGCCTTCGGCAGCATACGTTCGGCCACCCTGCGCGCAACCGCTTTCGCGGCATATCCTCCCTCGCTCCGCTGGCGCTCCACTCAGTCCGGTATTCCACGACGGTTGCACTCCGGGCGTCCTCTCTAGCGGCGACAAGTCGCCTTCACGGCAAAAAAACGTGGGGGAAGCGACAAGCGAAAGGCAACGACCATGACCACACTCACCACCGCGACCGGCAGCACCTACGCCACCTCCGACCGGATCGTGCTTCACCTGGGAGTTCAGCCCCGCGACCTGTTCGCGGTCACCCGCCAGGTGACCTCCGAACTGTCCGCAGCGGTCACGACCGAGGGCGACGGCTGGAACGCCTGGGGCGAGCCCGTGGGAGCCGACGCCAACGACCCGAGCACCCTGCACGTCGTCGCGGACCTCGACCGCGTGGAGGGCATCGAGGCCGACGTCGCCGCCGTCGTGACGCGGCTCTACAGCGAGGGTCTGGTGCAGGTGTCCACCGACCGCTGGCACACCGTGGCCGCCCTGTCCGCTTTCGAGGACTGGAGCGAGGAGGCCGGCGGCCTGGCGTGGTTCCACACCCCCGGCCAGGACGTCACCCAGCACCGCTACCCCGAGCCCACGACCCACTGACCCCGAGCCGGTCGGGGCACACCGCCCCGACCGGCTCCAACGCCACTGTTACCACCCTTGGAGGAAAAATGAGCACCACTGGACTAACCACCGGCCGCGCGGTCTACGCCCTGGCCGCAGGCGAGCGGGGCACGTGCCTGGCCCCCGGCATCATCACCCGCCGATTCCAGGGCGAGCGCGACACGTTCGTGACCGTGCGCTACCTCCGCCCCGTACGCGGCGACGTCGAGCACACCTACGGCCTGGCCCACGATTGCGTCACCCCTCGCGAGAAGGCGACCTACGGCGCCGCCGACGAGTGCATCGACTGCGGCAGCCACACCGCCGCCCCCCACGCCCCCGCGTGCCCGTTCGCCTGACCCGTTCTAACACCACTGTTACCACCCTTGGAGGACAAATGCGCACCACCGCGATTCTCGGCCCCGTCACCCGCCGTCCGTACCCCGCGATCGACACCGGCGAGCGCTGGAACGGCTCCCCCGTTGTCGGCTTCACGTCCGCGACCATGCTCGATTTCATCCACAAGGGCGACGGCCGCGACGCCAACGGCGAGGGAATCCAGATCCGCGACGGGCTCGTGTTCGACCGCAGCGCCGACGACGAGGGCGACGGCGAGCCCGTGCCGGTCGTGATCGCCGCGTACGAGGGCCAGGGGGTCGCGCTCTTCGTCCCCACAGGCCGAGTGTGGGAGGAGGTCGCCAGCGGCTACACGAGCGAGGACGGGTGCCGCGCGTGCGGGGCGCACATCTCCGAGCCCCACTCCCCCGCCTGCCCCGCCGCCTGACCCAGGCAGCCCGGCCCCGAGAGGGGCCGGGCGAGGGGTCGGCCCCCTCGCGCTCCCCCGGCCCGGCCACGAACTCACCGCGGCTCGCGACCATTCCGGAGGAGCCCAAGGCCACGGATCGACCATTGACCGCAGTTGGTTCTAACGGTACTGTTAGAACACATAGCCGGAAGGAAGTTCCGAATGTTCACCGTCACCGTCTACAGCAAGCCCAACTGCGTGCAGTGCACCGCGACCACGCGGGCGCTCGACAAGCACGGCGTCAGCTACCAGGTGAAGGACCTCACCGCCCCCGAGCAGGCCGACATGCTCGCCTACGTCACCGAGGAGCTGGGCTGCGCCCAGGCCCCCGTCGTGGTCGTGGACGGCGACGACGACAACCACTGGGCCGGCTTCCGCCCCGACCGCATCAAGGCACTTTCCCTCGTCCCGTGAAGCACCTCTAACGATTCCATCACCCCCAACGCCACTGTTAGAAGTCGCGTAGCGCCCGGCACTAACGGTACTGTTAGCACCCTTGGAGGTAACACCTATGACAGCTCGCATCCTGGCCCTGTGCAACCAGAAGGGCGGAGTCGGCAAGAGCACCACCACGTTCCATCTCGCCCGTGCCGCCGTCACGCGCGGCCGCCGCGTGCTCGTGGTCGATCTGGACCCGCAGGGCAACCTGACCGCCGTCGCGGCCGCCGAGGAGGTCGCGGGGGACCAGGCCGGCCTGGCCGACGCCCTCAGCGCACGCACGAGCGAGACGCTGCGCGACGTGATCGTGCCGGGGGTGTGGGACGGGCTCGACGTCGTGCCGACCGCCGGCGTGACTCTCGGCGTCGTGCGCGATGAGCTCGTGATCGCCGGCGCCGGCCGAGAGGGCCGCCTGCGCGAGGCCCTGGCCGAGGTCCGCGAGGACTACGACCTGATCCTGATCGACTGCGCCCCGAGCCTGGACCAGCTCACCATCAACGGCCTAACGGCCGCCGACGGCGTCGTGATCGTCACCCACAGCAAGCAGTGGTCCCTCTCCGGCCTCTCGCAGCTGCTCGACACGATCGACAACGTGCGCCGCTACTACGCGCCCTCCCTGACGATCGCCGGCGTGATCGTCAACCAGCACGAGGAACGCACCATCTCCGGTCAGACCTGGCTCGAGGAGCTGCAAGCCGCCGGCCAGGCCCGAGGGTTCCCCGTCCTGCTCCCACCGATCCCCAAGCGCGTGGTCATCGCGGACGCGACCGAGGCAGCCCGCGGACTGGACCAGTGGAACAGCCCCGAGGCCCACGCCCTGGCGACCACCTACGGCGACCACCTGACCGCGATCGAAGGAGCCCGAGCATGACCAGCAACCGCCCCACCCCTCGCCGTTCCTCCCTCGCCGGCACCAGCCCCGTAGCACCCGCACCCGTCGAGACAGCACCGCCCACCGCTACGGCGCCGCCGGCGCCCGCCGTCGAGGCGACGGCGCCCGAGGCGGCGCCGGCCGGCGCCCGTCCCGCTCGACGTGGCAGCGGCGGGAACAAGGTCAGCTTCTACCAGCCGGCCGAGGACGCCGCCCGGATGCGTGCGGCTCTGCTCAACACCCAGGCGCAGACCGGGGTGCGGGGCCTGTCGGACTTCATCGCTCGCGCCTGCCTGGCCGAGGTCGAGCGGTTGGAGCGCGAGTACAACGCCGGCCAGGCGTGGGACCCGATCGGCCCCGGCCAGATACCCACCGGCCGCCCGATGGGGGAGTGACCGGCAACCCCGCCGGCCTGTCAGACCCGAGTGATAGGAGAGGCACCATGAGCGAGAACCCGAAGGAGGACCACGAGCTGATCGCCGCCCTCGCCCTGGGGCTGCGCGATGCCGAGAGGGCCGGCTAGGCCGGCCGAGCACGCCGGATCGCCGCGACCCTCGTGCAGGAGGTCCACACCGCCGTCGCGCTGCCCTACGACACCACCCTGGACGTCGAGGCGCCCACGCTGGTGCACACGGAAGCCTGCATCGACACCGGCGCGCTGCGGGAGCTCCTGGGGCAGCAGGGGTGAAGCGCCTGCCCGGGCAATCGCCCGAGGCCCTGGCAGCACGTGACGCGCTACGGGCGTACCTGCGCGCCCAGGAGGCCGCCCCCGACCTCTACGACCGCGCCGTGGTGCTGGAAGAGCTCGTGCAGGAGTTCTACGACCACACCAAGTTCCGCGCCCCCGGCGGCGCAGGGCTCGACGGCCGTGACGGCCCCGAGCGGCACGCCGTCGGCGCCGTGCGGGACGCGGCCCGCGCCTGGCGCGAAGAGCTGCGAGCCCAGCGCCGAGCCGAACGAGCCACCCGCAACTGACCCTGACCGGGATAGGGCGTCGTTTCCCATAGCCAGCGGCCCGGCGAGCGGGGAGAGGTGTCCAGGGTCGGGCACCGCCCGATCACGCAGTGACGCGCAGCGCCCTTGACGCCCGACGTCGCTCGCGGACGATGAGCGGCCCGGAAACGCCACCGACGCCTACCCTGCATCTGTGCGCGCGACCGTCACCGTGACTACCGCCCCGAGGGCCCTCGCGCCCGGCCCGGTGGACTACGGCCACGTGAGCGCGACGGCGGAGAGCTACGAGGCCGCACGCGATGACGCGCTCGCGCGCGTGCCCGAGGGCCGGCGTGCGGTCGCGATCCGCGTCGAGCGGACCTGAGGCGCGTCGGTCCTCGCCACGCGGTTCGTACGCGTGTTCGACTTGGGGTGTGACAGGTGAAGGCCGTTACCCCGATCAGGTGCCGATGCGTGAGGGACCGATCCGGCTACCGCCGGCCGCGTACGGGGGACCGGTGCGACGGTGTGATGAGCCGATCCCGGTCCGGGTGTGGATACCCCGAGCTCGGTTCGGCTGGACGCAGTTCGACGGCGAGGCCGACGAGTGGACCGACGTCGCCGTGCACGTGACCTACCGGGATGAGCACTACCGCACCGGCCGAGCGTGGGTGTGGGCCGGCGCCGTCACCCGGCGCTAGGTCAGCGATCGTCCGGGCCTGGCGTCGCGATCAAGGCGTGGGCCGGTGGGACACAATCGGAGGTGTCGCTGACCCAGCACGTGGACGATAAGACCTCTCCCGTCCGCCGCTTCTTCGAAGAGCGCTTCCCTCACGTCGGAGAGCTGAAGTATGCCGACGTGAGCACGCCGCCGAGCGTCATCGCTGGCCCGTTGGGGCCACTCACGATCACGGACCTGGCCGCGTTCTCGCCCGGTCGCGCCGTCGCGCTCCCGGTCGACGGCGAGGGCTATCCCTGGCGCGTGGCCGGCACGGCTTTCGACTACCGCTTGCGGTTGGAGCTCGGACCGCTGGACCTCAGCACCACAACGGCGTTCCAGGGCTGGGACGACAAGATGCGCCGACCGCAGGGGGCGCGCTGCCGACTCCGGCTGGTTGCAGCTCGTCACGGCCCTCGATGCCCTGCACCACCAACTACTCACCCGCGGACTCGACGTCGACCAGGAGCGCGAGCTGGCGCGTCTGTGCGGGGTCCTGGCTCTGTACGAACAGGCCTACCGCATGGGAGGCATCCTCAATCCGAAGGTGGGAGACCTGCCGATCTGGCAACTGCCACCCGGCGCGCCCCTGCCGGAGCTGCTGGCACTCATTGACGGCCGACTCGCGGACGACGTGAGCGCACTGATTGCCCTCGCGCGCGATCGCGCTCCTGCGCTGGTCCGCCCCACCTCGTTCACCGGCAATCCGTCCTTCGCCCGCAGCCGCGACCTCCGAGGAGCCGACGGCGACCTCGTGACAGACGGCACGCTGATCGAGGTCAAGTGTGTTCAGACCGCCGCGCTGGGACGCCGGTACGGCTGGCAGGTGCTCGGCTACCTCCTGGCCGATACCGACGACCGGCATGCCATCACAGCGGTGGGTTGGTACTTCGCGCGCCAGGGCTACCTGTGGTCCTTCTCCGTCGAGGAGTTCCTAACCCGGTTGGCCGGCCGTCCGGTGAACATCGAGGAAGCCCGCGCCGAGTTCGCGCAGGTGTGCGCCGCCGTCGCACCGCGGCGCCGAGCACCCACCCCGCCAGAACCGGGTTCAGTGCAGCGGGCGGTGCAGCTTCACCCGCCGGCGAGTGGCCGAGGCAAGTGGCACATGACCGCCGAGGACGTGCCCTGGATCGCACACGGGACCTACCCGCCAGACGACCTCAGCTCGCCCGCCTGCGGAACCAGCGCGACGCTCAACCTCGACGCCGAACCCCTGTCGCCGCCGGTGGGTACCAGCCAGGCCGACGTCGCACCTCAGGCGTGCCGACGATGCCTTCTGTACTCCGAAGAGTTCTACGCAAACCGTCCCGACTAGCGCCGGAAACGATCGTCACCGGCCTGCTGGTGCGGACTGTCGCGGGGTAGCGCCTCTCGGGGGTGGTGCAGGGTCGCCCAGGCACCAGGTGGCACCGCACGTGCGGCAGGCCAGTTGCTTCGTGGGGCCGTCCGCGTCGCGGCAGCGCTCAACCCACTGGTGAGCGCACCACGGCTGTCCTGCTCGCTCCCACCGTCGCTGCGTCCCCTGTGGCCCCATGGCCGTCGAGGCTAGCGGCGGACTCGACGCCGCGGGGGAATAGGTCGTTGGCGAGTCTCCACAGGTAGCCGGAATCGATCGTTTACCGGTCAGGGATGGTTGGGGGCGGAGCGGTGATGGCCCTGGGTTTAGACGCGCACGCCGCCGGAGACCTCGATGCGTTCACCGGTGACCCACCGCAGGTCGGTGCAGAGCAGGGCGCGCACGGCGTCGGCGATTTCTTGGGGGTCGCCCACTCTTCCCAGGGCGGTGTTGTCTGAAAGGAACGCCCGCACGTTGTGGTCGTCCCGCATGGCGCCACCGTTGAAGTCGGTGGCGGTGGGCCCGGGAGCCAGGGCGTTGACCCGGATACCTCGCGGACCGAGCTCGTGCGCCAGGTTGCGCGAGAGGGTGTCGAGCGCGGCTTTGGAAGCGGCATAGGCGGCCATCCCGGTGCCCACCTGCTGGGAGGCCGAGGAGGTGATGTTCACGATCGCGCCACCGTCGCACAGGATCGGCGCTATCGCCTGTGTGAGCAGGAAAGGGCCGCGCACGTTCGTGCGCCACAGGGCCTCGAGGTCGTCAGGCGTGATGGTGTCCAGCGGTCCAAAGCGTCCGACACCGGCGTTGTTGACCAGGGCATCGACGGTCCGCCGGCCCCAGAGGGTCTGGGTGGTGTCGGGGACCGCGGTGGCGAAGGAGGTGATGGAGTCGATGCTGGCGACGTCGAGCTGGAGGGATGTGGCCTCGTGGCCCGTCGCGCGGATCTGAGCGACGATCTCTTCGACCGGCTTGGGGTCTGACCGGTAGGTGGCGATGACGGCGGTTCCGGCGCTGGCCAGGGTGGCCGCAATGTGGCGCCCCAGTCCGCGGGTCGCCCCGGTCACGATGGCAATCTTCATGTGGTCGTTCCCTTCGCGGCTGTGACGTTCTGGGTGTTCGTCACGGCTTAGTTGTGCCTCTAGCTCACCCGGGCCGCGACGATGCCGCCGTCGACGTCCAGGATGGTGCCGTGCACGTAGGCCGCCTCGTCTGAGGCCAGGAACCGCACAGCGTGCGCGATGTCGATGACGCTCCCGGGCTTGCCTGCCGGTGAGGGCGCCGTCAGCGTTTCCAGGATCTCGACCGTGGCCTGGTTGCCGGGGGTGATGGTCGCACCGGGTGCCACTGCGTTCACGCGAACCCCGTCGGGACCGTACTCGGCGGCCCAGGCCCGGGTGAGCTGTTCCAGGGCGGCCTTCGTGGCGGGGTACATCCCCACGCCCGGCGTGCCGATATGGGCCATCCAGGAGGTGATGTTGATGATCGCGCCGCGGCCTCGCTCGACCATCCCGGGGGCGAGCGCGCCCACCAGGTCGTGCGGAACGCGCACGTTGGTGGCCAGGAGTGCAGCGACGTCCTCGTCGGGAAGGGAAGCGGTCGGGCCCACGGGGAAGATTCCGGCGTTGTTGACGAGGATGTCGACGCTTCCACCCAGGGCCTGGCTCGCGCGTGCGGCGAAGTCACGGACCGCAGCGGGGCTCGCGGCCAGATCAGCCGTCAGCGCCGTGGCGCGGCCGCCGGCTGTGGTGATGGCGTCGGCCACCGACCCGGT is drawn from Litorihabitans aurantiacus and contains these coding sequences:
- the nrdH gene encoding glutaredoxin-like protein NrdH gives rise to the protein MFTVTVYSKPNCVQCTATTRALDKHGVSYQVKDLTAPEQADMLAYVTEELGCAQAPVVVVDGDDDNHWAGFRPDRIKALSLVP
- a CDS encoding ParA family protein, producing MTARILALCNQKGGVGKSTTTFHLARAAVTRGRRVLVVDLDPQGNLTAVAAAEEVAGDQAGLADALSARTSETLRDVIVPGVWDGLDVVPTAGVTLGVVRDELVIAGAGREGRLREALAEVREDYDLILIDCAPSLDQLTINGLTAADGVVIVTHSKQWSLSGLSQLLDTIDNVRRYYAPSLTIAGVIVNQHEERTISGQTWLEELQAAGQARGFPVLLPPIPKRVVIADATEAARGLDQWNSPEAHALATTYGDHLTAIEGARA
- a CDS encoding ParB family protein, which codes for MTSNRPTPRRSSLAGTSPVAPAPVETAPPTATAPPAPAVEATAPEAAPAGARPARRGSGGNKVSFYQPAEDAARMRAALLNTQAQTGVRGLSDFIARACLAEVERLEREYNAGQAWDPIGPGQIPTGRPMGE
- a CDS encoding SDR family NAD(P)-dependent oxidoreductase, with translation MKIAIVTGATRGLGRHIAATLASAGTAVIATYRSDPKPVEEIVAQIRATGHEATSLQLDVASIDSITSFATAVPDTTQTLWGRRTVDALVNNAGVGRFGPLDTITPDDLEALWRTNVRGPFLLTQAIAPILCDGGAIVNITSSASQQVGTGMAAYAASKAALDTLSRNLAHELGPRGIRVNALAPGPTATDFNGGAMRDDHNVRAFLSDNTALGRVGDPQEIADAVRALLCTDLRWVTGERIEVSGGVRV
- a CDS encoding SDR family NAD(P)-dependent oxidoreductase; the encoded protein is MTDLPRDERLVGRTAIITGSSSGIGEAIAHVLAASGAHVLVHGRDAERTGSVADAITTAGGRATALTADLAASPAAVRDFAARASQALGGSVDILVNNAGIFPVGPTASLPDEDVAALLATNVRVPHDLVGALAPGMVERGRGAIINITSWMAHIGTPGVGMYPATKAALEQLTRAWAAEYGPDGVRVNAVAPGATITPGNQATVEILETLTAPSPAGKPGSVIDIAHAVRFLASDEAAYVHGTILDVDGGIVAARVS